A genomic window from Acidobacteriota bacterium includes:
- the rplC gene encoding 50S ribosomal protein L3 has product MVKGIIGKKVGMTQVFAEDGTVTPVTVLKAGPCVVVQKKTVNTDGYNAVQLGLVEERAPKKVNKPTEGHFKKAGIPPTRILREIRVEGSEDSTNVGDKVLVADVFNENDLVDIIGKSKGRGFAGFIKRHGFGGGRASHGSMFHRAPGGIGASAYPSRVIKGTKMAGHMGTERKTVKNLRVVAVDTENNLLLIYGAVPGPNGAYVLIRKTQA; this is encoded by the coding sequence ATGGTCAAAGGAATAATCGGTAAAAAAGTAGGGATGACACAAGTGTTCGCGGAGGATGGAACCGTTACCCCGGTAACGGTTCTCAAAGCCGGTCCCTGCGTCGTGGTGCAAAAGAAGACCGTTAATACAGATGGTTACAATGCCGTCCAACTGGGATTGGTTGAAGAGCGCGCGCCAAAGAAAGTCAACAAACCAACCGAAGGTCACTTCAAGAAAGCGGGCATCCCGCCGACGCGCATTTTGCGAGAAATTCGCGTCGAAGGAAGTGAAGATTCAACCAATGTTGGCGATAAGGTTCTGGTTGCCGATGTCTTTAACGAGAACGATCTGGTTGACATCATCGGTAAATCGAAAGGGCGGGGTTTTGCGGGCTTTATTAAACGTCACGGATTTGGCGGTGGTCGCGCTTCACACGGTTCGATGTTCCATCGCGCGCCTGGCGGTATCGGCGCATCCGCCTATCCTTCGCGGGTTATCAAGGGCACAAAGATGGCGGGTCATATGGGCACGGAACGCAAAACCGTCAAGAACCTGCGCGTGGTCGCCGTCGATACCGAAAACAACTTATTGTTGATTTACGGCGCGGTGCCTGGCCCGAACGGCGCTTATGTGCTCATCAGAAAGACGCAAGCTTAA
- the rplD gene encoding 50S ribosomal protein L4, with translation MPVIKVKNLKNEEVGEVELSDKVFGAPLNKALIYEAVKNYLANQRAGTSATKTRGNTSGSGKKLWKQKGTGRARIASLRSPLWKGGGNVHGPQPRDWSYAIPKKMRRGAIRSVLSERLREGGLVVVEDFNLSSHRTKDFVSTLSTLGLDKKTLIVDSLENGNLALSSRNLPNVTLISANGVNVYELLTHEQVAFTKEAVTQLDKQLSGN, from the coding sequence ATGCCTGTGATTAAGGTTAAAAACTTAAAGAATGAAGAAGTCGGCGAAGTCGAATTGTCGGATAAAGTATTCGGCGCGCCGCTCAACAAAGCGCTCATTTATGAGGCGGTGAAAAATTATTTGGCGAATCAACGCGCCGGAACGTCGGCGACCAAAACTCGCGGCAACACCAGCGGTTCGGGTAAAAAACTCTGGAAGCAGAAAGGCACAGGGCGCGCGCGTATCGCCTCGCTGCGTTCACCGTTGTGGAAAGGCGGTGGCAATGTCCACGGGCCGCAGCCGCGCGATTGGTCTTATGCGATTCCTAAGAAAATGCGGCGCGGCGCGATTCGTTCGGTCTTATCCGAACGCCTGCGTGAAGGCGGCTTGGTGGTCGTCGAAGATTTCAATCTCTCGTCGCATCGCACCAAGGATTTCGTCAGCACCCTTTCCACCCTCGGACTCGATAAAAAGACATTAATTGTTGATTCGCTCGAAAACGGTAATCTGGCGCTTTCATCGCGCAACCTTCCCAACGTCACATTGATTTCTGCAAACGGCGTGAATGTTTATGAATTGCTCACGCATGAGCAGGTTGCTTTTACCAAAGAAGCAGTGACTCAGTTGGACAAACAGTTGAGCGGCAACTAG
- the rpsJ gene encoding 30S ribosomal protein S10 has product MLNEKIRIRLKAYDYRVLDQSTTEIVDTAKRTGARVAGPIPLPTVKNKYTVNRSPHVDKKSREQFEIRTHKRLMDILDPTPQTVDALMKLDLPAGVDVEIKAFGKDHK; this is encoded by the coding sequence ATGTTAAACGAAAAAATCCGAATCAGACTGAAAGCCTACGATTATAGAGTGCTTGACCAGTCAACGACTGAGATAGTTGACACAGCGAAGCGCACGGGCGCTCGCGTTGCGGGTCCGATTCCGCTGCCGACCGTTAAGAACAAATACACGGTCAACCGCAGCCCGCACGTTGATAAAAAATCACGTGAGCAATTTGAGATTCGCACACACAAGCGATTAATGGACATTCTCGATCCGACGCCGCAAACGGTTGATGCGCTGATGAAACTCGACCTGCCCGCAGGCGTTGATGTCGAAATTAAAGCTTTCGGTAAAGATCACAAGTAA
- the tuf gene encoding elongation factor Tu (EF-Tu; promotes GTP-dependent binding of aminoacyl-tRNA to the A-site of ribosomes during protein biosynthesis; when the tRNA anticodon matches the mRNA codon, GTP hydrolysis results; the inactive EF-Tu-GDP leaves the ribosome and release of GDP is promoted by elongation factor Ts; many prokaryotes have two copies of the gene encoding EF-Tu) — protein sequence DNTALTIELITPIAMEKGLRFAIREGGRTVGAGTISEIIE from the coding sequence GAGACAACACGGCATTGACGATTGAGTTGATCACGCCAATCGCGATGGAGAAGGGGTTGCGGTTTGCGATTCGCGAAGGCGGGCGCACGGTGGGCGCGGGCACCATCTCGGAAATTATTGAATAG
- the rplW gene encoding 50S ribosomal protein L23, with protein sequence MKSIWDVIKGPVITEKALTMKEEVESMGRDGNDRQLLTLKVANNATKPEIKRAVEKIFGVKVDDVRVANYQGKIKRTQRQREGGRRPDWKKAYVTLKSGEKQIVYEDAI encoded by the coding sequence ATGAAAAGCATTTGGGATGTTATCAAAGGGCCGGTCATCACAGAGAAAGCTCTGACGATGAAAGAAGAGGTCGAATCAATGGGTCGCGATGGCAACGACCGGCAGTTGCTCACCTTGAAGGTTGCCAACAATGCCACCAAGCCCGAAATCAAACGGGCGGTTGAAAAAATATTCGGCGTCAAAGTTGACGATGTGCGGGTTGCCAATTATCAAGGCAAAATCAAGCGCACCCAGCGACAACGCGAAGGCGGTCGCCGACCCGATTGGAAAAAAGCTTACGTGACGCTGAAAAGCGGCGAAAAACAGATTGTTTACGAAGACGCAATTTAG